Proteins encoded within one genomic window of Nitrospina gracilis 3/211:
- a CDS encoding NifU family protein, with protein MNSILKKLSNLFGPGSREKEEASAPSATASSAPPASSGEPPLRRRVIQAPVIMEQDEASRKSDKVLIKAELSGMRDSLKLMVNRPLFDGYSWHFSSFESAAGSRLAEAVFSVDKVETLLVQGSTATVTRTEAAHVEQWKEFGEQLGAAMREAIESGEPLISEEIKKSIPPEDTVRQDIQKVIDGEVNPGVAAHGGLIVLKKVEGNTVHIVMGGGCQGCSAADLTLKQGIHNAFRNAVPYIGAILDETDHAAGTNPYFS; from the coding sequence GTGAATTCCATATTGAAGAAATTGTCGAACCTGTTCGGGCCCGGATCGCGGGAAAAGGAAGAAGCTAGTGCTCCTTCTGCCACGGCTTCCTCCGCACCCCCTGCCTCTTCCGGTGAACCGCCGCTCCGTCGCCGGGTTATCCAGGCTCCGGTTATCATGGAGCAGGATGAAGCCAGCCGTAAATCCGACAAGGTACTGATCAAGGCGGAACTGTCCGGCATGCGAGATTCGTTGAAACTGATGGTCAACCGACCCTTGTTCGACGGCTATTCCTGGCATTTTTCGTCATTTGAAAGCGCGGCGGGCTCGCGTCTCGCGGAGGCGGTGTTCAGCGTGGACAAGGTGGAAACCCTGCTGGTGCAGGGGTCGACCGCCACCGTCACGCGTACTGAAGCGGCGCACGTCGAGCAGTGGAAAGAATTCGGCGAACAACTGGGGGCCGCCATGCGCGAGGCCATCGAGTCCGGCGAGCCGCTCATTTCCGAAGAAATCAAGAAGTCGATCCCGCCGGAAGACACGGTGCGTCAGGACATCCAGAAAGTCATTGATGGCGAAGTCAATCCAGGGGTGGCGGCACACGGAGGATTGATCGTGCTGAAAAAAGTCGAGGGCAACACCGTGCACATTGTCATGGGTGGCGGGTGTCAGGGGTGCAGTGCGGCGGACCTGACACTCAAGCAGGGCATTCACAATGCTTTCCGAAACGCAGTACCTTATATCGGCGCGATCCTGGACGAGACCGACCATGCCGCCGGCACGAACCCCTATTTCTCCTGA
- a CDS encoding YraN family protein, translated as MTEERRKFGREGEAAAVRHLKKQGYRILETNFRSSAGEIDIIGEHNRSLVFIEVKTRADLEKGHPAEALTPRKQRKIGQVANQFLAQYKAGDRTCRFDVVAITGDPQNPKDWKIEVIQDAFRL; from the coding sequence ATGACCGAGGAAAGGCGGAAATTCGGCCGGGAAGGGGAGGCGGCGGCGGTGCGCCACCTGAAAAAGCAGGGTTACCGCATCCTCGAAACCAATTTCCGCTCCAGTGCGGGCGAGATCGACATCATCGGCGAGCACAACCGGTCGCTGGTGTTCATCGAAGTCAAAACCCGCGCCGACCTGGAAAAGGGGCACCCCGCCGAAGCGCTGACTCCCCGGAAGCAGAGGAAGATCGGGCAGGTGGCCAACCAGTTTCTGGCCCAATATAAAGCAGGGGACCGTACCTGCCGGTTCGATGTCGTGGCCATCACCGGAGACCCTCAAAATCCAAAGGATTGGAAAATTGAGGTGATTCAGGATGCCTTTCGATTGTAG
- a CDS encoding methyltransferase family protein produces the protein MMDAGWTFLDISHFWIWANFLVYLCVFTVALYINYNFNTIMVGVIYLLPLIPFGLEAANAPRFLMVSFQNLVFGVIEVVIFVITVKPRDATFDREHIKQLIGHVLPIAVALIGLSFVARMSTAPMSGGELALITTVFLAGSIMRVLAVYQLGATAFKFDIVFRDDQQLKTTHLYRYIRHPSYTAMMIVILAYAVNTHHLLAGVLGMVSAAFGFQYRIHYEEKGLQEKFGEDYLRYRNRTGMWMPRPGGVRESK, from the coding sequence ATGATGGACGCGGGCTGGACGTTTCTGGATATCTCCCATTTTTGGATATGGGCCAATTTTCTGGTGTACCTGTGCGTCTTCACGGTGGCGCTGTACATCAATTACAACTTCAACACCATCATGGTCGGGGTGATTTACCTCCTGCCTTTGATCCCGTTCGGTCTGGAAGCCGCCAATGCGCCGCGTTTTCTCATGGTGTCGTTCCAGAACCTGGTGTTCGGGGTCATCGAGGTCGTGATCTTCGTGATCACGGTGAAACCGCGGGACGCCACCTTCGACCGCGAGCACATCAAGCAGTTGATCGGCCACGTCCTGCCCATTGCGGTGGCGCTGATCGGGCTGTCTTTCGTCGCTCGCATGAGCACCGCTCCCATGTCCGGGGGGGAGCTCGCTCTCATCACGACAGTGTTTCTGGCGGGATCGATCATGCGGGTGCTGGCGGTGTACCAGTTGGGAGCGACGGCATTCAAATTCGACATCGTGTTCCGCGACGACCAACAACTGAAGACCACCCACCTGTATCGATATATTCGCCATCCGTCCTACACGGCGATGATGATCGTGATCCTCGCCTACGCGGTCAACACCCACCACCTGCTGGCGGGGGTTCTTGGAATGGTGTCGGCAGCGTTCGGGTTTCAGTACCGTATTCATTACGAGGAGAAAGGGTTGCAGGAAAAGTTCGGGGAGGATTACCTGCGCTACCGCAACCGCACCGGCATGTGGATGCCGCGGCCGGGTGGGGTGAGGGAAAGCAAATGA
- a CDS encoding sulfurtransferase TusA family protein, with the protein MDLKSLNLPPEIVQELEDFAAEVERLEKGDVGEEDFKRFRLQHGIYGQRQPGHVQMVRTKLPLGRYTTDQLRGLADFADKYSNKILHVTTRQDIQFHFVALEDVPEGLQDLAAHGITTREACGNTVRNVTACHKAGTCKEETFDVLPYASAVSRFLLRHPLTQNLPRKFKISVGGCNGCGLAPIHDIGLNGIIRDGRRGFRMIIGGGLGSSPRLAQHFSDFVPAEDLLRTCEAVIRVFDQHGNKQNRNKARFKYVLDKYGVDKTRRLVEEEFAKLEGKSFPEIDVPDEAIPEIPAFTPANEFDNDPDFQNWVARNTFPQRQEGFYNVHIKLQLGDLTSDHARAIAKMTDDFAGGRLVNTVHQNIMIPWVKKEAFGNVFGELKKIGQHKAGTEELKDMTCCPGSETCNLGITHSRGLINQLTEDIENLYTGSTDLDSLSIKASGCPNSCGQHHIADIGFSGSAKKVNGVLAPHYEMMLGGRISETEAKFGEHVIKIPAKNVPLATRRTVDAYKQDRQEGETFPEFYDRVGKNYFADLLSDLRDLPNITDSPQSYVDYHSTEKFTLDDRGQGECSGAVSDMITDQLSEAERALFQSTRAFEKELIADSVRQANRSLALAARALLVTEGMDFEDNLETMRKFESLIVETGIVSESHSGVFERFQKDPETAEPEFAQSLIDESKTLIGECRKAYDKMQSEKSLRIRVTDEIAEQAKASPAGNGGTSTAEAVHAQIDLKGVKSPQDYVKTKLKLESLSPGQKLEVVLDDGEPAENVPRSVQNEGHKLVSHVRDNGHHIIVFEKV; encoded by the coding sequence ATGGACTTAAAATCATTGAATCTCCCCCCCGAAATCGTACAGGAACTGGAAGACTTCGCCGCGGAAGTGGAACGCCTTGAGAAGGGCGACGTCGGCGAGGAGGATTTTAAACGCTTCCGGCTCCAACACGGCATTTACGGTCAACGTCAACCCGGCCACGTGCAGATGGTGCGCACCAAACTGCCCCTGGGCCGGTACACGACCGACCAGTTGCGCGGCCTCGCCGATTTCGCGGATAAATATTCCAATAAAATCCTCCACGTGACCACCCGGCAGGATATTCAGTTCCATTTCGTGGCGCTGGAAGACGTGCCTGAGGGCCTGCAGGACCTGGCCGCCCACGGCATCACCACCCGCGAAGCCTGCGGCAACACCGTGCGCAACGTCACCGCCTGCCACAAGGCCGGCACCTGCAAGGAAGAAACCTTCGACGTGTTGCCTTACGCCAGCGCCGTCTCCCGTTTTCTCCTGCGCCATCCCTTGACGCAGAACCTGCCGCGCAAATTCAAGATCAGCGTCGGCGGTTGCAACGGTTGCGGCCTCGCGCCCATTCACGACATCGGTCTGAACGGCATCATCCGCGACGGGCGCCGCGGCTTCCGCATGATCATCGGCGGCGGTCTGGGTTCCTCGCCGCGCCTCGCCCAGCACTTCTCGGATTTCGTCCCGGCGGAAGACCTCCTGCGCACCTGCGAGGCAGTGATCCGCGTGTTCGACCAGCACGGCAACAAGCAGAACCGCAACAAGGCGCGCTTCAAGTACGTGCTGGACAAATACGGCGTCGATAAAACCCGGCGGTTGGTCGAGGAAGAATTCGCCAAGCTCGAAGGCAAATCGTTTCCGGAAATCGACGTGCCCGATGAGGCCATTCCGGAAATTCCCGCTTTCACCCCGGCGAACGAATTTGACAACGATCCGGATTTTCAGAACTGGGTGGCGCGCAACACCTTCCCGCAGAGACAGGAAGGGTTTTACAACGTGCACATCAAATTGCAGTTGGGCGACCTGACCAGCGACCACGCCCGCGCCATCGCCAAAATGACCGACGACTTCGCCGGGGGTCGCCTGGTGAACACCGTGCACCAGAACATCATGATCCCGTGGGTCAAGAAGGAAGCCTTCGGCAACGTCTTCGGCGAGCTCAAGAAAATCGGCCAGCACAAGGCGGGCACGGAAGAGTTGAAGGACATGACCTGTTGCCCCGGTTCCGAAACCTGCAACCTCGGCATCACGCATTCGCGCGGGCTCATCAACCAGCTCACCGAGGACATCGAGAACCTGTACACCGGCTCCACCGACCTGGATTCCCTGTCGATCAAGGCCAGCGGATGTCCCAACTCCTGCGGCCAGCACCACATTGCGGACATCGGCTTTTCCGGCAGTGCGAAAAAGGTCAACGGCGTGCTCGCTCCACATTACGAAATGATGCTGGGCGGCCGCATTTCGGAGACGGAAGCGAAGTTCGGCGAACACGTGATCAAGATCCCGGCGAAAAACGTACCGCTGGCAACGCGCCGCACCGTGGATGCTTACAAACAAGACCGGCAGGAAGGCGAAACCTTTCCTGAATTTTACGACCGGGTCGGCAAAAATTACTTCGCCGACCTGTTGTCCGATCTCAGGGACCTGCCGAATATCACCGACTCACCGCAGTCCTATGTCGATTATCATTCGACGGAGAAGTTCACGCTGGACGACCGCGGCCAGGGCGAATGTTCCGGTGCGGTCTCCGACATGATCACCGACCAACTGTCCGAAGCCGAACGCGCCCTGTTCCAGAGCACCCGCGCGTTCGAGAAGGAATTGATCGCTGATTCCGTTCGGCAGGCCAACCGCTCGCTGGCGTTGGCGGCGCGGGCGCTCCTGGTGACCGAGGGCATGGACTTCGAGGACAACCTAGAAACCATGAGGAAGTTCGAGTCGCTGATCGTGGAAACCGGCATCGTGTCCGAGTCCCACTCCGGCGTGTTTGAACGGTTCCAGAAAGATCCCGAAACCGCCGAACCGGAATTCGCGCAGAGCCTGATCGACGAATCAAAAACCCTCATCGGCGAATGCCGCAAAGCGTACGACAAGATGCAGTCGGAGAAATCCCTGCGCATCCGCGTCACCGATGAAATTGCGGAGCAGGCAAAGGCATCTCCCGCCGGCAATGGAGGCACCTCCACCGCCGAGGCCGTCCACGCACAGATCGACCTCAAAGGGGTCAAGAGCCCGCAGGATTATGTAAAAACCAAGCTCAAGCTGGAGAGCCTGTCTCCCGGTCAGAAGCTGGAAGTGGTCCTGGACGACGGCGAACCGGCAGAAAACGTTCCCCGCAGTGTTCAGAACGAGGGGCACAAACTGGTGTCGCACGTTCGCGACAACGGGCACCACATCATCGTCTTCGAAAAAGTCTAG
- a CDS encoding YicC/YloC family endoribonuclease: protein MLKSMTGFGRSEKQSGAFSCKVEIRSVNNRFIEANTRLPKHLSALELPLKKCIKARCARGTFDVFVALERTEGESADTRLKPNIELASQYVDAARQLKEQFGLSGDLPLEALLGVRDILMTEQLELDPAQESMVMETVEDALTALIQMRTEEGANLEAELGQHIRQIGEHLETIKERRPMVLDAYRERLKEKIQALTTGQDLDETRLAQEIAIMADRSDISEEISRLHSHLGQFAELLGSKEPAGRKLEFITQEINRETNTIGSKSADYPTSQSVIEIKSVLEKIREQLQNIE from the coding sequence ATGTTGAAAAGTATGACCGGCTTCGGCCGGTCAGAAAAACAGAGCGGAGCGTTTTCCTGTAAGGTCGAAATCCGCTCGGTCAACAACCGCTTCATCGAAGCCAACACCCGCCTGCCCAAGCATCTGAGCGCCCTCGAGCTTCCCCTGAAAAAATGCATCAAGGCCCGCTGTGCGCGCGGCACCTTCGACGTGTTCGTTGCTCTTGAAAGAACCGAAGGCGAGTCCGCCGACACCAGGCTGAAACCCAATATCGAACTGGCCTCGCAATACGTGGACGCCGCCCGGCAGTTGAAAGAACAATTTGGCCTGTCCGGCGACCTGCCGCTGGAGGCCCTGCTGGGTGTACGCGATATCCTGATGACGGAGCAACTGGAGCTGGACCCGGCGCAGGAGTCCATGGTCATGGAAACCGTCGAGGACGCGCTCACCGCACTCATCCAGATGCGCACCGAAGAAGGCGCCAATCTGGAAGCCGAACTTGGCCAGCATATCCGCCAGATCGGCGAGCACCTCGAAACGATCAAGGAACGCCGGCCGATGGTGCTGGACGCCTACCGCGAGCGCTTAAAAGAAAAAATCCAGGCGCTGACAACCGGACAGGATCTGGACGAAACCCGGCTGGCGCAGGAAATCGCCATCATGGCCGACCGTTCGGACATCTCGGAAGAGATCAGCCGCCTGCACAGCCACCTCGGTCAGTTCGCCGAACTGCTCGGTTCCAAGGAGCCCGCCGGGCGCAAGCTGGAATTCATCACGCAGGAAATCAACCGCGAGACCAACACCATCGGGTCCAAATCCGCGGACTACCCCACTTCCCAGTCGGTGATCGAGATCAAAAGCGTTCTGGAAAAAATCCGCGAACAATTGCAGAATATCGAGTGA
- the hisC gene encoding histidinol-phosphate transaminase, with protein sequence MANVNLDQLVKDKIKALKAYHVENFDCDIKLHANENSYPPPSEILDLFQDTFRTFQLNRYPDPASQRLKDVLSQRLSVSTNQLAIGNGSDELIQILIQVFCDPGDTVVFPDPTFAMYSIIARGMGAKAESFPLDEQWDFAAEPFLEKLEQTQARIVFFSYPNNPTGNCFNRGAIQKVLENFKGITVLDEAYYDFARDTFLDQLETHNNLVILRSLSKIGLAGLRVGYAVAHPAIIEQMDKIRLPYNSNTVSQELAAVLLNRFGPVKQQIDQILEQRDWLIKILSNLPELQIFPSDANFVLFRVHRSSEEVFNQLVEKGILVRDLNSHPRLRNCLRVTVGTHDENAEFVTQIKSILRSKG encoded by the coding sequence ATGGCAAACGTAAATCTCGACCAACTGGTCAAAGACAAGATAAAAGCGCTCAAGGCATACCACGTGGAAAATTTCGACTGCGACATCAAGCTCCACGCCAATGAGAACTCATACCCGCCGCCGTCGGAAATCCTCGACCTGTTTCAGGACACCTTCCGCACGTTTCAGTTGAACCGCTACCCGGATCCGGCCAGTCAGCGTTTGAAGGACGTGCTGTCCCAGCGTCTGTCCGTTTCCACGAACCAACTCGCCATTGGCAACGGCTCGGACGAACTGATCCAGATTCTCATCCAGGTGTTCTGCGACCCCGGCGACACGGTGGTGTTCCCCGATCCCACTTTTGCCATGTACTCGATCATCGCCCGCGGCATGGGAGCGAAGGCGGAGAGCTTTCCGCTCGATGAACAATGGGATTTCGCGGCGGAACCGTTTCTGGAAAAGCTGGAACAAACGCAGGCGCGCATCGTCTTTTTCAGCTACCCCAACAACCCGACCGGCAACTGTTTCAACCGCGGAGCCATCCAGAAAGTGCTGGAGAATTTCAAAGGCATCACCGTACTCGACGAGGCCTACTACGACTTTGCGCGCGATACTTTTCTCGATCAGTTGGAGACGCACAACAACCTGGTGATCCTGCGCAGCCTTTCCAAGATCGGGCTCGCCGGCCTGCGCGTCGGTTACGCGGTGGCGCACCCGGCGATTATCGAGCAGATGGACAAAATCCGTCTGCCTTACAATTCCAACACCGTATCGCAGGAGCTGGCCGCCGTATTGCTGAACCGGTTCGGACCGGTGAAACAGCAGATCGACCAGATACTCGAACAACGCGACTGGCTGATCAAAATCCTGTCGAATCTCCCCGAACTTCAGATATTTCCATCCGACGCCAATTTCGTGTTATTCCGCGTGCATCGTAGCTCCGAAGAGGTGTTCAATCAGCTGGTGGAAAAAGGTATACTGGTGCGGGATCTCAACAGCCACCCGCGCCTGCGGAACTGTTTGCGCGTCACAGTCGGCACCCATGATGAAAACGCCGAGTTCGTCACGCAAATCAAATCCATCCTCCGCAGCAAAGGGTAA
- the mltG gene encoding endolytic transglycosylase MltG has translation MNGYLKTSLLAGLFLVLTGVFGFSFWLYSYSTSPLSAAADSRIVDISRGMTLKQVSHHLNEEQFIDNPTGFVLFAYLQGKQNQVRAGEYRLSGAMPPKQILETITSGQSVLHTLTVPEGYRILEIAGLVEQAGLGSRERFLEETRNAELIGKVGAPAKNLEGYLFPETYKFPRNAGEKRIVETMVQTFQEKVNLVEAARKAEHMNLTLHEIVTLASIIEKETGAPSERKIISSVFHNRLKRNMRLQTDPTVIYALADFDGNIRKKDLSVESPYNTYLYPGLPPGPIASPGLDSIEAALNPAATKFLYFVSRQDGTHKFSTNLDDHNRAVVKYQLQGG, from the coding sequence ATGAACGGTTACTTGAAGACATCGCTTCTGGCAGGCCTTTTTCTGGTATTGACCGGAGTGTTCGGGTTCTCATTCTGGCTGTACAGCTATTCCACCTCGCCGTTGTCCGCCGCTGCCGATTCCCGCATTGTGGACATTTCCCGCGGCATGACCCTGAAACAGGTGTCCCATCACCTCAATGAAGAGCAGTTCATCGACAACCCGACAGGGTTTGTGCTGTTTGCCTATCTTCAGGGAAAACAGAACCAGGTTCGTGCCGGCGAGTACCGTTTGTCTGGAGCCATGCCACCCAAACAGATTCTGGAAACCATCACCTCCGGCCAGTCGGTTCTGCACACACTCACCGTGCCGGAGGGGTATCGCATCCTTGAAATTGCAGGGCTGGTGGAACAGGCGGGGCTGGGAAGCCGGGAACGTTTTTTAGAGGAAACGCGCAATGCGGAATTGATCGGCAAAGTGGGCGCTCCCGCGAAAAATCTGGAAGGTTACCTGTTTCCGGAAACATACAAGTTCCCCAGAAACGCAGGCGAGAAACGCATCGTGGAAACCATGGTGCAGACTTTTCAGGAAAAAGTGAATCTGGTTGAAGCCGCCCGCAAGGCCGAACACATGAACCTCACGTTGCACGAGATCGTCACTCTGGCCTCCATTATAGAAAAAGAAACCGGGGCTCCTTCGGAGAGGAAAATCATCTCCTCTGTTTTCCATAACCGCTTGAAACGCAACATGCGACTGCAAACAGACCCGACGGTGATCTATGCGCTGGCCGATTTCGACGGCAATATCCGTAAGAAAGACCTGTCTGTGGAATCCCCTTACAACACATACCTCTATCCCGGCCTGCCGCCAGGCCCCATTGCCAGCCCCGGCCTGGACAGCATCGAGGCGGCTCTCAATCCCGCCGCAACAAAATTTCTTTACTTTGTCTCACGTCAGGACGGCACGCATAAGTTTTCCACGAACCTGGATGACCACAACCGCGCTGTCGTCAAGTACCAGCTGCAGGGCGGTTGA
- a CDS encoding tetratricopeptide repeat protein has translation MKKIAFVLSLLLGTVLASVPSHADFLHMQEYRDALKVDPNDYIAHFGLGRAYAQIGLYDKAIAEFKKVLEVEPLYSGAYYQIGEAHSQLGHTKEAAEAFREAVLLDPNFADAQFGLGYANLELKKYEEALEHLTNSLRINPGMPRAHFALGRTYAETDRHTEAIPEYLIALELSPLHPEWRFALAKSMEALSQFDSAISQYKQTLDLNSNFADAYAAIGRIRVATGQLKKALEPLENALRIDPQNALALEYLGRALSRMGKHREAMLAFKELTFVQPQQAKSHYQLGREYLELGQLVNARESFENALRFDSNNLDIRFHLGQTLENLGQMEKAIVEYMRVLNLNPKHVRAHHRIADLSLLQENYHRAAEEFENVLRLDPENGPVQLKLARAYEELNRWQDAISAYQKSLRFFPDSVEIWQSLGNTQWQLGNYRAAIVPLRETLRRDPGRSQAWMFLGDALMQLDQLKKAVIPFKKALQLNPELPQADFGLGIILTRLGRHEQAVIHLERTVARNPDNFQAQAMLGDSYLELERYAEAVPALRAAMGDVTRRQQTLLKLGSAYWHLRQYQMALKAYHQSVQLDPENYRIYNQLGVIYSEIGQPDKAIHAYSEAIRLKSDYFEPRFNLGVLYDLLGRYPDALTSLDGALRVDAENPSAHFSRGWVLLQLKRYREAVWAFQQAARYDPSNADAHFNLGVAFAAAHRRGEARSAFRMALRIDPDHTGALTRLAELETRTGKTGPLKIK, from the coding sequence ATGAAAAAAATCGCTTTCGTTTTGTCGCTGTTGCTGGGGACAGTCCTTGCGAGTGTGCCGTCCCACGCCGACTTCCTGCACATGCAGGAGTACCGGGACGCGCTCAAGGTCGACCCCAACGACTACATCGCTCATTTCGGGCTGGGGCGGGCGTACGCGCAGATCGGCCTGTATGACAAGGCCATCGCTGAATTCAAAAAGGTGTTGGAGGTGGAACCGCTTTATTCCGGTGCCTACTATCAGATCGGCGAAGCGCATAGCCAACTGGGCCACACGAAGGAGGCCGCCGAAGCCTTTCGGGAAGCGGTGTTGCTGGACCCGAATTTTGCCGATGCCCAGTTTGGACTGGGATATGCCAATTTGGAGCTTAAGAAATACGAAGAGGCGCTTGAACACCTGACCAACTCGCTTCGGATCAACCCCGGCATGCCGCGGGCTCATTTTGCATTGGGCCGGACATATGCGGAAACCGACCGGCACACCGAAGCTATCCCGGAATACCTAATCGCGCTGGAACTCAGCCCCCTGCACCCGGAATGGAGATTTGCTCTGGCAAAAAGCATGGAAGCGCTGTCCCAGTTCGACTCTGCCATCTCCCAGTACAAGCAGACCCTCGACCTCAACAGCAATTTTGCCGATGCCTATGCCGCCATCGGCCGCATTCGGGTGGCCACTGGCCAATTGAAAAAGGCTTTGGAACCTTTGGAGAACGCCCTCCGCATCGATCCCCAAAACGCCCTGGCCCTGGAATACCTGGGCCGCGCCCTGAGCCGCATGGGAAAACACCGGGAAGCGATGCTGGCATTCAAGGAGCTGACGTTTGTACAACCGCAGCAGGCCAAAAGTCATTACCAGCTGGGTCGCGAATACCTGGAGTTGGGCCAATTGGTCAACGCCCGCGAGTCTTTTGAAAACGCTTTACGTTTTGATTCAAACAATCTCGATATCCGTTTCCACCTGGGTCAGACTTTGGAAAATCTGGGGCAAATGGAAAAAGCGATCGTCGAATACATGCGGGTGCTCAACCTGAACCCGAAACACGTCCGCGCTCACCATCGCATCGCGGACCTCAGCCTGCTTCAGGAAAACTACCACCGGGCAGCCGAAGAGTTTGAAAACGTCCTGCGGTTGGACCCTGAAAATGGGCCTGTGCAGCTGAAACTGGCCCGTGCCTATGAAGAACTCAACCGCTGGCAGGATGCCATATCGGCATACCAGAAATCCCTCCGCTTTTTTCCGGATTCAGTGGAAATCTGGCAAAGCCTGGGCAACACACAATGGCAATTGGGGAACTACCGCGCGGCCATCGTACCGCTTCGCGAGACCCTGCGCAGGGACCCCGGCCGCTCCCAGGCCTGGATGTTCCTGGGTGACGCGCTCATGCAACTGGACCAGCTGAAAAAAGCCGTCATTCCCTTCAAAAAAGCCCTGCAACTGAACCCTGAACTGCCTCAGGCGGACTTCGGTCTGGGCATCATCTTAACCCGGTTGGGAAGGCATGAGCAGGCCGTGATTCATTTGGAACGGACCGTGGCGCGAAATCCGGACAACTTTCAAGCTCAGGCCATGCTTGGGGACAGCTACCTGGAACTGGAACGTTACGCTGAGGCGGTGCCTGCCCTGCGGGCAGCGATGGGCGATGTCACCCGCCGGCAACAGACTCTCCTGAAACTGGGAAGTGCCTACTGGCATCTCCGTCAATACCAGATGGCCCTCAAGGCTTACCACCAGTCGGTTCAACTGGATCCGGAAAACTATAGAATCTATAATCAGTTGGGCGTCATATACAGCGAAATAGGGCAACCGGATAAGGCCATTCATGCCTACTCCGAGGCCATCCGGCTGAAATCCGATTACTTTGAGCCCCGGTTCAACTTGGGAGTGCTTTACGATCTTCTGGGAAGGTATCCGGACGCGCTCACATCGTTGGACGGCGCCCTTCGTGTTGATGCCGAAAACCCTTCAGCCCATTTCAGCCGCGGCTGGGTATTGCTGCAACTCAAGCGGTACCGGGAAGCGGTTTGGGCTTTCCAGCAGGCAGCGCGTTACGATCCAAGCAACGCAGACGCCCACTTCAATCTCGGGGTTGCTTTTGCCGCCGCACATCGGCGAGGGGAAGCCCGCTCCGCCTTCCGCATGGCTCTCCGTATCGACCCCGACCACACGGGTGCCCTGACACGGCTGGCCGAACTGGAAACCCGGACCGGCAAAACAGGCCCGCTCAAAATAAAATAA
- a CDS encoding NADH-quinone oxidoreductase subunit NuoE family protein — protein sequence MDNPEIETNQEESTSVETAAPEETKICMDKVYEIMDSFPRRSRQFLIPLLTKIQNEFRFLPDEIVEVVMEELNITRAEIYGVISFYPQYRIVEPGKYIFKLCYGTACFVKGAPVIAQKLQEKYGIGKGETDASKLFTLEFASCLGNCGAAPMAIIGEDTHGTIDPEKPTKSVIITSFKNTRSRRNK from the coding sequence ATGGACAACCCGGAAATCGAAACCAATCAGGAAGAATCCACCTCCGTGGAGACCGCCGCCCCGGAAGAAACGAAAATCTGCATGGACAAGGTCTATGAGATCATGGACAGCTTTCCGCGCCGGTCGCGCCAGTTTTTGATTCCCCTGCTGACCAAGATCCAGAACGAGTTCCGGTTTCTGCCGGATGAGATCGTCGAGGTGGTGATGGAGGAGTTGAATATCACGCGTGCGGAGATTTACGGCGTCATCTCCTTCTACCCCCAGTACCGCATCGTCGAGCCGGGCAAGTACATCTTCAAGCTCTGTTACGGTACGGCCTGTTTCGTCAAAGGCGCTCCCGTTATTGCTCAGAAATTGCAGGAAAAATACGGGATCGGCAAGGGCGAAACGGATGCCAGCAAACTGTTCACGCTGGAATTTGCCTCCTGCCTCGGCAACTGCGGCGCCGCTCCGATGGCCATCATCGGCGAAGACACGCATGGCACCATCGACCCGGAAAAACCTACGAAATCTGTGATCATTACAAGCTTTAAAAATACCAGGAGCCGAAGGAATAAATGA